A stretch of Chaetodon auriga isolate fChaAug3 chromosome 21, fChaAug3.hap1, whole genome shotgun sequence DNA encodes these proteins:
- the insig1 gene encoding insulin-induced gene 1 protein produces the protein MNKTGGFSLEQTLKTSGDQALKCQMPRLEDHCWSCSCAPRVETKHPSGAKWFASKAEEMMSIITSVLSNAYGSLHDVRTANLIRRGLVLFTVGAFLALVLNLLQIQRNVTLFPEEVMTTLFSSAWWIPPCCGTGAAVVGLLYPCLDSHLGEPHKFKREWASVMRCIAVFVGINHASVKLDFDNNVQLSLTLAALSLGLWWTFDRSRSGFGLGITTAFLATVFTQLLVYNGVYQYTSPDFLYVRSWLPCIFFSGGVTVGNIGRQLAMGGVEKPHMD, from the exons ATGAACAAGACTGGAGGTTTCTCATTGGAGCAGACACTGAAGACGTCTGGAGATCAAG CCCTAAAGTGCCAAATGCCCAGACTAGAGGAccactgctggagctgctcctgTGCACCAAGGGTTGAGACCAAGCATCCATCTGGAGCGAAGTGGTTTGCATCCAAAGCTGAAGAAATGATGTCCATCATCACCTCGGTGCTCAGCAATGCGTACGGCTCTCTGCACGACGTCCGGACGGCCAACCTGATCCGCCGGGGTCTCGTCCTCTTCACCGTCGGAGCGTTCCTCGCCCTGGTGCTCAACTTGCTGCAGATACAAAGAAATGTCACACTGTTTCCCGAGGAGGTGATGACAACTTTGTTTTCGTCCGCCTGGTGGATCCCACCATGCTGCGGCACAGGAGCCG CTGTTGTCGGCCTGCTGTATCCCTGCCTCGACAGCCATTTGGGAGAGCCGCACAAGTTCAAGAGGGAGTGGGCCAGCGTCATGAGGTGCATCGCGGTGTTCGTCGGGATCAACCACGCCAGTGTT AAACTAGACTTCGACAACAACGTGCAGCTCTCCCTAACGCTCGCAGCCCTGTCCTTGGGCCTGTGGTGGACATTCGACCGGTCCAGGAGTGGCTTTGGTTTGGGCATCACCACCGCCTTCCTGGCTACTGTGTTCACACAGTTGCTGGTCTACAATGGAGTCTACCA gtaTACGTCTCCGGACTTCTTGTATGTACGCTCCTGGCTCCCATGCATATTCTTCTCAGGCGGTGTTACTGTGGGAAACATTGGACGGCAGCTTGCTATG GGTGGTGTCGAGAAACCCCACATGGACTGA